TGACTGCGACGCGGGAAGACGTTCCCGGCCCGGGGGTTCTCTCGGGAGGGGAATCACTCCTGCGGTTTGGGACGAAACGGGACGGACCACCCGGGGGCTTTGCGGACGAACTTCTGCACCCGCTTGCCGATAATATCGCAGGCATAAATGTTGCCCTGCGAGTCGAGGGCGATTCCATGGACCCAGTTCAGTTCGCCGGGTTTTTCTTTGCCATCTTCGCCCTTGGGAACCGTCCAGAGCTGGCGCAATCGGCCGCTGGGATCAAATCGCATGAAAAGCTGGTCCTTGGGGGGACAGCTCAGCACTTCGTCGGTTTCCCGCCATTCCATGGGTGAACAGCCGCACACCCAGATCTGGTCATCCGCGGTGACCCAGAAACCCCAGGGAACAAGGAGGTCCTGCCATACGTCGAGCAACTTCCCCGACTGGTCGAAGACCTGTACCCGGGCGTTGTTGCGATCCGCCACGTAGAGTCGGCCTTGGGAATCCACAACGATGGCGTGAGGGAGATTAAATTCTCCCGGCTGCGTGCCCATCTTGCCCCACTCGCCCACATATTGGCCTTCGGCATCGAAGTGGACTACCCGCGCGTTCCCGTAACCGTCCGTCACGAAGACATGGCCTTCCGGCGTGATGGCCATATCGGTGGGCTTGTAGAAATGAGTC
This is a stretch of genomic DNA from Thermogutta terrifontis. It encodes these proteins:
- a CDS encoding peptidyl-alpha-hydroxyglycine alpha-amidating lyase family protein yields the protein MRCAPTLLRCVRKAATTLGLIILLSGIGATPAAEQTASREQNVPNLAQQVPYPRVTLSTCYFVDPTWPQKPESLVWGQTPSVFVDKQDRVWVYTRAIPPVHVYDAATGKLLFTWGEEVFGKYLQGMLAHSIKIDHRGHVWLCDVGNHAVYELDQKGKILRILGTPGEPGCDKTHFYKPTDMAITPEGHVFVTDGYGNARVVHFDAEGQYVGEWGKMGTQPGEFNLPHAIVVDSQGRLYVADRNNARVQVFDQSGKLLDVWQDLLVPWGFWVTADDQIWVCGCSPMEWRETDEVLSCPPKDQLFMRFDPSGRLRQLWTVPKGEDGKEKPGELNWVHGIALDSQGNIYACDIIGKRVQKFVRKAPGWSVPFRPKPQE